A stretch of Corallococcus silvisoli DNA encodes these proteins:
- a CDS encoding invertase recombinase-like protein produces the protein MTPDAGQTSRDSGTETRDSGTETPDSGTETPDSGTETPDSGTETPDSGTETPDSGTEMPDSGSETPDAGTDTPDAGTETPDSGTETPDSGTETPDAGTGVVGNVIDNWGFEEWPGELPAKWLGSKSNFTSDVVRKETTNAFEGVNAVRLVNPSATHKRFTTLAKSMPAGRYSCTYQVRGTGEVRNAFFSDDYSSYSSYTTVSSSAWKQLAYNFNLAADVFDTFELIFSVRNTSGDHLLLDDVRCVRAEEPCDRVSCETWQRCVNATATCEPLSGRCGDASACSEWQSCDETHTCVTSSDRCTRHADCAGTPATPVCVTATHRCVAGDPCAGVTCSNPATSCNPTTGTCELAAGACFTTLDCRGALPACDPATRRCVSADHPANIIRNGGFESWSTYSIPYYGNNYIPDYWYGLDNGLTDPGTEIKPSRLQPYTTATHGGSRALQFVVPIQVAERFSLEKFNVPTGNYSCSYRVRGHGTIRHRSYSSGGWSVQTDFLTVDSDEWQPVFFRFVGNVRDWRLLFYPSRSVADRDHLQIDDVVCTKD, from the coding sequence GTGACTCCCGACGCCGGTCAGACCTCGCGGGACTCAGGCACCGAGACACGGGACTCCGGCACGGAGACCCCGGACTCCGGCACCGAGACGCCCGACTCCGGCACGGAGACCCCCGACTCCGGGACGGAGACGCCGGATTCAGGCACCGAGACCCCGGACTCCGGCACGGAGATGCCGGACTCTGGCTCCGAGACGCCCGATGCCGGGACCGATACGCCCGATGCCGGCACCGAGACGCCCGACTCCGGCACCGAGACGCCGGACTCCGGCACCGAGACGCCCGATGCCGGCACCGGGGTCGTGGGGAACGTCATCGACAACTGGGGCTTCGAAGAGTGGCCCGGTGAGCTGCCGGCGAAGTGGCTCGGGAGCAAGTCGAACTTCACGTCGGACGTGGTGCGGAAGGAGACGACCAACGCCTTCGAGGGCGTGAACGCGGTCCGGCTGGTCAATCCCTCCGCCACGCACAAGCGCTTCACCACCCTGGCGAAGTCGATGCCTGCTGGCCGCTACTCCTGCACCTACCAGGTGCGGGGCACGGGTGAGGTGCGGAACGCCTTCTTCAGCGACGACTATTCCTCGTACTCGTCCTACACCACGGTCAGCAGCTCCGCGTGGAAGCAGTTGGCGTACAACTTCAACCTCGCCGCCGACGTCTTCGACACCTTCGAGCTCATCTTCAGCGTCCGGAACACCAGCGGCGACCATCTGCTCCTCGACGACGTGCGCTGCGTGCGGGCCGAGGAGCCGTGCGACCGCGTCAGCTGTGAGACCTGGCAGCGCTGCGTGAATGCGACCGCGACCTGCGAGCCGCTGTCTGGCCGTTGCGGCGACGCCTCGGCTTGCAGCGAGTGGCAGTCCTGCGATGAGACCCACACCTGCGTGACCTCCTCGGACCGTTGCACCCGTCACGCGGATTGCGCGGGCACTCCTGCGACGCCTGTGTGTGTCACGGCCACGCATCGTTGCGTCGCGGGCGACCCCTGCGCGGGCGTCACCTGCAGCAACCCGGCGACGAGCTGCAACCCCACGACCGGCACGTGCGAGCTGGCCGCGGGGGCCTGCTTCACCACCCTCGACTGCCGGGGGGCGCTGCCCGCCTGCGACCCGGCGACCCGGCGCTGCGTCTCCGCCGACCATCCCGCGAACATCATCCGCAATGGTGGCTTCGAGAGCTGGAGCACCTACTCCATCCCCTATTACGGCAACAACTACATCCCCGACTATTGGTACGGCCTGGACAACGGCCTCACGGACCCGGGCACGGAGATCAAGCCCTCGCGCCTCCAGCCCTACACGACCGCGACACACGGCGGCTCCAGGGCCCTCCAGTTCGTCGTCCCCATCCAGGTGGCGGAGCGCTTCTCGCTCGAGAAGTTCAACGTCCCGACCGGAAACTACTCGTGCTCGTACCGGGTGCGCGGCCACGGCACCATTCGCCACCGCAGCTATTCGAGCGGCGGCTGGAGCGTGCAGACCGACTTCCTCACCGTCGACAGCGACGAGTGGCAGCCGGTGTTCTTCCGCTTCGTGGGCAACGTGCGCGACTGGCGTCTGCTCTTCTACCCGAGCCGCAGCGTCGCGGACCGCGATCACCTCCAGATCGACGACGTGGTCTGCACGAAGGACTAG
- a CDS encoding ArnT family glycosyltransferase yields the protein MKACIALVAVGVAVRLALAVGTDVYFDEAYYWQWARHLAWGYFDHPPMVAWLIAALGIRGSALLCGLGTGVAVWGLARDVYGSRDAAWRAVALWSAVPVGILSGVWATPDAPMLLFWSLGLWALYRERWVLAGLTCGLALLSKYPSVLLGLAFMVAALRARRLPAGAWLTAGLGLLCFLPVVLWNANHDWVGFKFQLNHGLGGRGGWGAFGEFLAGQLALGGPVLFPLALVYAVRGPREQFLLRMAAVVPLLFFGYAAARTRGEANWPAAAYVAACIGVAGMRPGWQRAAAWSGMAVTLAVTSHLLFPVLTFERDVVLSRTHGWSPLEKLAAPEQLFAGMPPGRTPVYAPSYQLASQVAHAAGVETDTAGPARRKSQYDVWPELALKPGQDVLWCSENGVEPPEELIQRASAVQGPVELTGEFQGRVLHTFTVWRLVGLKPASP from the coding sequence ATGAAGGCTTGCATCGCCCTGGTGGCGGTGGGCGTCGCGGTGCGGCTCGCGCTGGCGGTGGGCACGGACGTCTATTTCGACGAAGCCTATTACTGGCAATGGGCGCGGCATCTCGCCTGGGGATATTTCGACCATCCGCCGATGGTGGCGTGGCTCATCGCCGCGCTGGGCATCCGGGGGTCGGCGCTGCTGTGCGGGCTGGGGACGGGCGTGGCGGTGTGGGGGCTGGCCCGGGACGTGTATGGCTCACGCGATGCGGCATGGCGCGCGGTGGCGCTGTGGAGCGCGGTGCCGGTGGGCATCCTCTCCGGCGTCTGGGCCACGCCCGACGCGCCCATGCTCCTGTTCTGGTCGCTGGGGCTGTGGGCGCTCTACCGCGAGCGGTGGGTGCTGGCGGGGCTGACCTGTGGCCTGGCGCTGCTGTCGAAGTACCCGTCCGTGCTGCTGGGGCTCGCGTTCATGGTCGCGGCGCTGCGGGCCCGGCGGTTGCCCGCGGGGGCATGGCTCACGGCGGGCCTGGGGCTGCTGTGCTTCCTGCCGGTGGTGCTGTGGAACGCGAACCATGACTGGGTGGGGTTCAAGTTCCAGCTGAACCACGGCCTGGGTGGGCGCGGCGGCTGGGGGGCGTTCGGCGAGTTCCTGGCGGGGCAGCTCGCGCTGGGCGGACCGGTGCTGTTCCCGCTGGCGCTGGTGTACGCGGTGCGCGGGCCCCGGGAGCAGTTCCTGCTGCGCATGGCGGCGGTGGTTCCGCTGCTGTTCTTCGGCTACGCGGCGGCGCGCACGCGGGGCGAGGCCAACTGGCCGGCGGCGGCGTACGTGGCCGCGTGCATTGGCGTGGCGGGGATGCGGCCTGGGTGGCAGCGGGCGGCGGCGTGGAGCGGGATGGCGGTGACGCTCGCGGTGACGTCGCACCTGCTGTTCCCGGTGCTCACCTTCGAGCGCGACGTGGTGCTGTCGCGGACACACGGCTGGAGTCCGCTGGAGAAGCTGGCCGCGCCGGAGCAGCTCTTCGCGGGGATGCCGCCTGGGCGCACGCCCGTCTACGCGCCCTCGTACCAGCTCGCCTCGCAGGTGGCGCACGCGGCCGGCGTGGAGACGGACACGGCGGGCCCGGCCCGGCGCAAGAGCCAGTATGACGTCTGGCCTGAGCTGGCATTGAAGCCCGGGCAGGACGTGCTCTGGTGTTCGGAGAATGGCGTGGAGCCGCCGGAGGAGCTGATCCAGCGCGCGAGCGCCGTGCAGGGGCCCGTGGAGCTCACGGGGGAGTTCCAGGGCCGCGTGCTGCACACGTTCACGGTGTGGCGGCTGGTGGGGCTCAAGCCCGCCAGCCCTTGA
- a CDS encoding thioredoxin domain-containing protein — protein sequence MAVHPPSGATNRLAREPSPYLRQHAANPVDWYPWGEEALARARAEHKPILLSVGYSACHWCHVMAHESFEDPEIARLMNEGFINIKVDREERPDLDQIYQGVVQLMGQGGGWPLTVFLTPDLRPFYGGTYFPPSDRYGRPGFPRLLAALRDAWEHKAEEIEDQAQRFQEGLGELSTHGLDAAPAHLSAEDIVAMGHAMAKRMDPVNGGFGGAPKFPNPMNVALLLRAWRRGGGEPLKAAVFRTLERMALGGIYDQLGGGFHRYSVDERWLVPHFEKMLYDNAQLLHLYAEAEQVESRPLWRKVVEETVEYVRREMTDPAGGFYATQDADSEGEEGKFFVWRPEEIRAALSPSQAETVLRHFGVKPGGNFEHGATVLEVVVPVAELASAQGRPVEAVEEELAEARRVLYLLREQRVKPGRDDKILAGWNGLMIRGLALASRVFNRPEWARLAANAADFVLANMWDGKRLLRSHQDGQGRIDGFLEDYGDFASGLTALYQATFDAKYLDAADALAHRAVELFWDEEKHAYLSAPRGQKDLVVAAFSLFDNAFPSGASTLTEAQVALAALTGDVCHLEHPEHYVAKLHDSLVRNPLGYGHLGLAADSLLDGASGVTFAGTREAVAPLLAAANRTYAPVFSFGWNDPGTPPPARLHELFEGRDPVEGQGAAYLCRGFVCERPVTDAATLAERLLAAPGH from the coding sequence ATGGCCGTACATCCCCCCTCCGGGGCCACCAACCGTCTTGCCCGGGAGCCCTCCCCGTACCTGCGCCAGCACGCCGCGAACCCCGTGGACTGGTACCCCTGGGGCGAGGAGGCCCTGGCCCGCGCCCGAGCGGAGCACAAGCCCATCCTGCTCTCCGTGGGCTACTCCGCGTGCCACTGGTGCCACGTCATGGCCCACGAGTCCTTCGAGGACCCCGAAATCGCGCGCCTGATGAACGAGGGCTTCATCAACATCAAGGTGGACCGCGAGGAGCGCCCCGACCTGGATCAAATCTACCAGGGCGTCGTGCAGCTCATGGGGCAGGGCGGAGGCTGGCCCCTCACGGTGTTCCTCACCCCGGACCTGCGCCCCTTCTACGGCGGCACCTACTTCCCGCCCTCGGACCGCTACGGCCGGCCCGGCTTCCCGCGCCTGCTCGCCGCGCTGCGCGACGCGTGGGAGCACAAGGCGGAGGAGATCGAGGACCAGGCGCAGCGCTTCCAAGAGGGCCTGGGCGAGCTGTCCACGCACGGCCTGGATGCCGCTCCCGCCCACCTCTCCGCGGAGGACATCGTGGCCATGGGCCACGCGATGGCGAAGCGGATGGACCCCGTGAATGGCGGCTTCGGCGGCGCCCCCAAGTTCCCCAATCCGATGAACGTGGCGCTGCTGCTGCGCGCCTGGCGCCGCGGCGGCGGCGAGCCCCTGAAGGCGGCGGTGTTCCGCACGCTGGAGCGCATGGCGTTGGGGGGAATCTACGACCAGCTGGGCGGGGGCTTCCACCGCTACTCCGTGGACGAGCGCTGGCTGGTGCCCCACTTCGAGAAGATGCTCTACGACAACGCCCAGCTCCTGCACCTGTACGCGGAGGCGGAGCAGGTGGAGTCGCGCCCCCTCTGGCGCAAGGTGGTGGAGGAGACCGTCGAATACGTCCGCCGCGAGATGACCGACCCGGCGGGCGGCTTCTACGCCACGCAGGACGCGGACAGCGAGGGCGAGGAGGGGAAGTTCTTCGTCTGGCGCCCGGAGGAGATCCGCGCGGCGCTCTCCCCCTCCCAGGCGGAGACGGTGCTGCGCCACTTCGGCGTCAAGCCCGGGGGCAACTTCGAGCACGGCGCCACGGTGCTGGAGGTCGTCGTCCCGGTGGCGGAGCTCGCGAGCGCGCAGGGCCGCCCCGTGGAGGCGGTGGAAGAGGAGCTGGCGGAGGCCCGCCGCGTCCTCTACCTGTTGCGTGAGCAGCGCGTGAAGCCGGGCCGCGACGACAAGATATTGGCGGGCTGGAACGGGCTGATGATCCGCGGCCTCGCGCTGGCGTCTCGCGTGTTCAACCGCCCGGAGTGGGCGCGGCTGGCGGCGAACGCGGCGGACTTCGTGCTCGCGAACATGTGGGACGGCAAGCGGCTGTTGCGCTCGCACCAGGACGGCCAGGGCCGCATCGACGGCTTCCTGGAGGACTACGGCGACTTCGCCTCGGGGCTCACCGCGCTCTACCAGGCGACGTTCGACGCGAAGTACCTGGACGCGGCGGACGCGCTCGCGCACCGCGCGGTGGAGCTGTTCTGGGACGAGGAGAAGCACGCGTACCTGTCCGCGCCCCGGGGACAGAAGGACCTGGTGGTCGCTGCCTTCTCCCTCTTCGACAACGCCTTCCCGTCCGGCGCCTCCACGCTGACGGAGGCCCAGGTGGCGCTCGCGGCGCTCACCGGGGACGTGTGCCACCTGGAGCACCCGGAGCACTACGTCGCGAAGCTGCACGACTCCCTCGTGCGCAACCCGCTGGGCTACGGGCACCTGGGGCTGGCGGCGGACTCGCTGCTGGACGGCGCGTCGGGCGTCACCTTCGCGGGCACGCGGGAGGCCGTCGCGCCCCTGCTGGCCGCCGCCAACCGCACCTACGCGCCGGTGTTCTCCTTCGGCTGGAACGACCCGGGCACGCCTCCGCCCGCGCGCCTGCATGAGCTCTTCGAGGGACGCGACCCGGTGGAAGGGCAGGGCGCGGCGTACCTCTGCCGCGGCTTCGTCTGCGAGCGGCCCGTCACCGACGCGGCCACGCTCGCGGAGCGGCTGCTGGCGGCCCCGGGCCACTGA
- a CDS encoding transglutaminase-like domain-containing protein, with amino-acid sequence MRRTRLGLLSLLPLLLGAPSPAWAQAPAALKSQAKAAAAKAQAKTAQAPQAQEVSDVLKVPRPKGGEYFGLYLMDKKVGWFFSDLTALPGNKAQSINELIFKAQVGTRVSERVHREVRIYEAKPGGKLLSFTVTQRGDGGDQDLVGTVTADGLRVVRKRPGQPDEVLKPLPAPKETVEDADQARVALLRGKPVEGVTLDGTDLEGYRTVTTVEAPEEQVLAGVKAKLSRVSTLSDKEKVPVTALLTTDGKMVRVDFGQTMQARAESEAVAKRLDLVEVFGLTRVVLPKPLPAKAREVPGQVKLVMKNLPAKFQQNTYRQKYTPLPDGRVEVTLTAAPPAPNGRKPRPVADPDGGENLKSTLAVESDAPAIRAQAKSIIREEKDAYTAARMLSAWVYSNLQKDYGVSADRATDVLRQKKGDCTEHSLLTVAMLRASGIPARRVDGVIYMVNADGVPALYWHEWVEAYVGEWTQLDPTFNQPVADATHFSVGYEGNAEITPLIGSLQVTDVK; translated from the coding sequence ATGCGACGCACCCGTCTGGGGCTGTTGAGCCTGCTGCCCCTCTTGCTGGGAGCCCCCTCCCCCGCCTGGGCCCAGGCGCCCGCCGCGCTGAAGTCCCAGGCGAAGGCCGCGGCGGCCAAGGCCCAGGCGAAGACCGCCCAGGCGCCGCAGGCGCAGGAGGTCTCCGACGTGCTGAAGGTGCCGCGCCCCAAGGGCGGCGAGTACTTCGGCCTGTACCTGATGGACAAGAAGGTGGGCTGGTTCTTCAGCGACCTGACGGCGCTGCCGGGCAACAAGGCGCAGAGCATCAACGAGCTCATCTTCAAGGCGCAGGTGGGCACGCGCGTGTCGGAGCGCGTGCACCGCGAGGTGCGCATCTATGAAGCGAAGCCGGGCGGCAAGCTGCTGTCCTTCACCGTCACGCAGCGCGGGGACGGCGGGGACCAGGACCTGGTGGGCACGGTGACGGCGGACGGGCTGCGCGTCGTGCGCAAGCGCCCCGGCCAGCCGGATGAAGTGCTCAAGCCCCTGCCCGCGCCCAAGGAGACGGTGGAGGACGCGGACCAGGCGCGCGTGGCGCTGCTGCGGGGCAAGCCGGTGGAGGGCGTGACGCTGGACGGCACGGACCTGGAGGGCTACCGCACCGTCACCACCGTGGAGGCGCCGGAGGAGCAGGTGCTGGCGGGCGTGAAGGCGAAGCTGTCGCGGGTGAGCACGCTGTCGGACAAGGAGAAGGTGCCGGTGACGGCCCTGCTCACGACGGACGGCAAGATGGTGCGCGTGGACTTCGGCCAGACGATGCAGGCGCGCGCCGAGTCGGAGGCCGTGGCGAAGCGGCTGGACCTGGTGGAGGTGTTCGGCCTCACGCGCGTGGTGCTGCCCAAGCCGCTGCCCGCGAAGGCGCGCGAGGTGCCGGGCCAGGTGAAGCTGGTGATGAAGAACCTGCCGGCGAAGTTCCAGCAGAACACCTACCGGCAGAAGTACACGCCGCTGCCGGACGGCCGCGTGGAGGTGACGCTCACGGCGGCGCCGCCCGCGCCCAACGGCCGCAAGCCCCGGCCGGTGGCGGACCCGGACGGCGGGGAGAACCTCAAGTCCACGCTCGCGGTGGAGTCGGACGCGCCGGCCATCCGGGCGCAGGCCAAGAGCATCATCCGCGAGGAGAAGGACGCGTACACGGCGGCGCGGATGCTGTCCGCGTGGGTCTACAGCAACCTGCAGAAGGACTACGGCGTCAGCGCGGACCGGGCCACGGACGTGCTGCGCCAGAAGAAGGGCGACTGCACGGAGCACTCGCTGCTGACGGTGGCGATGCTGCGCGCGTCCGGCATCCCCGCCCGCCGCGTGGACGGCGTCATCTACATGGTGAACGCCGACGGCGTGCCCGCGCTGTACTGGCACGAGTGGGTGGAGGCCTACGTGGGGGAGTGGACCCAGCTGGACCCCACCTTCAACCAGCCCGTCGCGGACGCCACGCACTTCTCCGTGGGCTACGAAGGCAACGCCGAGATCACGCCCCTCATCGGCTCGCTCCAGGTCACCGACGTGAAGTAG
- a CDS encoding GNAT family N-acetyltransferase, producing the protein MEIRTLERKDREPLAALIRRIETFSQEEQDCAIELVDTALTAGNRDYSILVADRGQDGGGLVGYVCYGPTPMTEHTYDLYWIASAPEVRGQGVGAQLVSSMEGDLRRRKARLIRVETSATEAYGPTRGFYASMKYGEEARLRDFYKQGDDLIILTKRL; encoded by the coding sequence ATGGAAATCCGCACACTCGAAAGAAAGGACCGGGAACCGCTCGCCGCGCTGATCCGGCGAATCGAAACCTTCTCGCAGGAGGAGCAGGACTGCGCCATCGAGCTGGTTGACACCGCGCTCACCGCGGGCAACCGGGACTATTCCATCCTCGTGGCGGACCGCGGGCAGGACGGCGGCGGGCTGGTGGGCTACGTCTGCTACGGCCCCACGCCGATGACGGAGCACACGTACGACCTGTACTGGATCGCCTCCGCGCCGGAGGTGCGTGGGCAGGGCGTGGGCGCGCAGCTGGTGTCCTCCATGGAGGGCGACCTGCGCCGCCGCAAGGCCCGGCTCATCCGCGTGGAGACGAGCGCCACGGAGGCCTACGGCCCCACGCGCGGCTTCTACGCGTCCATGAAGTACGGAGAAGAGGCGCGCCTGCGGGACTTCTACAAGCAGGGCGACGACCTCATCATCCTGACCAAGCGCCTGTAG
- a CDS encoding D-alanine--D-alanine ligase family protein, with amino-acid sequence MHIILLHNRDHELLEDDPGREAREDVVRVAENLAQALSRDGVNAEPLAIEGDRLDFVEALRFLQPDLVVNLCESLAADSRGEMAVPCLLDALGLPYTGSSALSLGLALHKPKAKEVLRANGVSTPASFVVRRREDALAVDLPWPLIVKPAREDASVGMDFDSVVTERSALVRACESVLRTFHQPALVEQFIPGREVYVPLLGNSPRQALPLTEIHFGRAFDNRPNIVSYRAKWEAASPEYRDSPTGPCRLDAVQEARCIQTALEAFAALDCQDYGRVDLRVSPEGVPYVIDINPNCDLHPGAGFAKAAQAAGMDYATLASRLVEVALERAHGNPHTRKKGPGTARRADPANRNLLAGGAGLRHRAG; translated from the coding sequence ATGCACATCATCCTGCTGCACAATCGTGACCACGAGCTGTTGGAGGACGACCCCGGGCGCGAAGCTCGCGAGGACGTGGTCCGGGTGGCCGAGAACCTGGCCCAGGCGCTGAGCCGCGACGGCGTGAACGCCGAGCCGCTCGCCATCGAGGGAGACCGGCTGGACTTCGTGGAGGCGCTGCGCTTCCTCCAGCCCGACCTGGTGGTGAACCTCTGCGAGTCGCTGGCCGCCGACAGCCGCGGGGAGATGGCCGTCCCCTGCCTGCTGGACGCGCTGGGCCTGCCGTACACCGGCTCGTCCGCCCTGTCGCTGGGGCTGGCGCTGCACAAGCCCAAGGCGAAGGAAGTGCTGCGCGCCAACGGCGTCTCCACGCCCGCCTCCTTCGTGGTGCGCCGCCGCGAGGACGCACTCGCGGTGGACCTGCCCTGGCCCCTCATCGTGAAGCCCGCGCGCGAGGACGCCAGCGTGGGCATGGACTTCGACTCCGTGGTGACGGAGCGCTCGGCGCTCGTGCGGGCGTGCGAGTCCGTGCTGCGCACCTTCCATCAGCCCGCGCTGGTGGAGCAGTTCATCCCGGGCCGGGAGGTGTACGTGCCGCTCCTGGGCAACAGCCCCCGGCAGGCGCTGCCCCTCACGGAGATCCACTTCGGCCGCGCGTTCGACAACCGTCCGAACATCGTGTCGTACCGGGCCAAGTGGGAAGCGGCCTCCCCGGAGTACCGGGACTCGCCCACCGGACCGTGCCGGCTCGACGCAGTGCAGGAAGCCCGTTGCATCCAGACAGCGCTGGAAGCATTTGCAGCGCTGGACTGCCAGGACTATGGACGCGTGGACCTTCGGGTGTCGCCCGAGGGTGTGCCGTACGTCATCGACATCAACCCCAACTGCGACCTTCATCCGGGCGCGGGGTTCGCGAAGGCGGCGCAGGCCGCCGGCATGGACTACGCGACCCTGGCCTCGCGACTCGTGGAGGTCGCTCTCGAAAGAGCCCATGGAAATCCGCACACTCGAAAGAAAGGACCGGGAACCGCTCGCCGCGCTGATCCGGCGAATCGAAACCTTCTCGCAGGAGGAGCAGGACTGCGCCATCGAGCTGGTTGA
- a CDS encoding HD domain-containing protein, which translates to MRIRDPIHGVIPVSDPEKAVIDSRFYQRLRYVRQLGFGDLAFPGATHTRHAHSLGAMFVASRVFGAVASRSDLPDDVREHFCTAVRLAVLCHDLGHMPLSHASERIAPRRSLLRLPGWLDSVAEGEQATHEDFTAKLILDSSLTEVIQREFGPRGISPMAVVALISGAKPPKDPGFTHQGVDWTPLLRAIVSGELDADRMDYLLRDSFYTGVNYGRYDMDWIVSNLNPAVKDGRAVLALSRAAAFAFEDFLLSRYHMFVSVYLHHTSVNFDHMLRRYYEETPGEFEIPSDPEAFLLCDDAALWHTLRRSKNRWAERISRRQGFKLLAQFTERDTGYDLEVLNSALTSGGFEHYTVQSKGTLSKYVGSAGGNPGLFILDVSTGRLTEVARYTPLYQRYSGAVRLTRLYVRPDQAERAREMMGRLLGQTTQS; encoded by the coding sequence ATGCGGATTCGCGACCCCATTCACGGCGTCATCCCGGTGAGCGACCCGGAGAAGGCCGTCATCGACAGCCGCTTCTATCAGCGGCTGCGCTACGTGCGTCAGTTGGGCTTCGGGGACCTGGCCTTCCCGGGCGCCACCCATACCCGCCATGCCCACAGCCTGGGCGCCATGTTCGTCGCCTCGCGCGTCTTTGGCGCCGTGGCCAGCCGGTCCGACCTGCCGGACGATGTGCGTGAACATTTCTGCACGGCCGTTCGCCTGGCCGTCCTCTGCCACGACCTGGGGCACATGCCGCTGTCGCACGCGTCCGAGCGCATCGCGCCCCGGCGTTCGCTGCTGCGGCTGCCCGGCTGGCTGGATTCCGTGGCGGAAGGGGAGCAGGCGACGCACGAGGACTTCACCGCGAAGCTGATACTCGACAGTTCGCTGACGGAGGTCATCCAGCGCGAGTTCGGCCCGCGCGGCATCAGCCCCATGGCGGTGGTGGCGCTCATCTCCGGCGCGAAGCCGCCGAAGGACCCGGGCTTCACGCACCAGGGCGTGGACTGGACGCCGCTCTTGCGCGCCATCGTGTCGGGGGAGCTGGACGCGGACCGGATGGACTACCTGCTGCGCGACTCGTTCTACACGGGCGTGAACTATGGCCGGTACGACATGGATTGGATCGTCTCCAACCTGAACCCGGCGGTGAAGGACGGCAGGGCGGTGCTGGCCCTGTCGCGCGCGGCGGCGTTCGCGTTCGAGGACTTCCTGCTCAGCCGCTACCACATGTTCGTGTCGGTGTACCTGCACCACACGTCGGTGAACTTCGACCACATGCTCCGGCGGTACTACGAGGAGACGCCCGGCGAGTTCGAGATCCCCTCCGACCCGGAGGCCTTCCTGCTCTGCGACGACGCGGCGCTCTGGCACACGCTGCGCCGCTCGAAGAACCGGTGGGCGGAGCGCATCAGCCGCCGGCAGGGCTTCAAGCTGCTGGCGCAGTTCACGGAGCGGGACACGGGCTACGACCTGGAGGTGCTCAACAGCGCGCTCACCAGCGGCGGCTTCGAGCACTACACGGTGCAGTCCAAGGGGACGCTCAGCAAGTACGTGGGCTCCGCCGGAGGCAACCCGGGGCTGTTCATCCTGGACGTGTCCACGGGCCGGCTGACGGAGGTGGCGCGCTATACGCCGCTCTACCAGCGCTACAGTGGCGCGGTGCGCCTGACGCGGCTCTACGTCCGGCCGGACCAGGCGGAGCGGGCGCGAGAGATGATGGGCCGGCTGCTCGGCCAGACGACGCAATCCTGA